A genomic region of Papaver somniferum cultivar HN1 chromosome 7, ASM357369v1, whole genome shotgun sequence contains the following coding sequences:
- the LOC113296859 gene encoding uncharacterized protein LOC113296859 codes for MGFISFAGRVLFASVFILAAWQEFSEFGVDGGPAAKALKPKYELFTNHLTSNLGLQVLDIEIKHLVAASVAFKGIGGVLFIFGSSLGAYLLLLHQLAASPVLHAICNTGLAKIDFVELLLKYSQVIAVFGALLFFLGMKNSTPKRQPAKKKGPKAKTT; via the exons atgggGTTCATCTCGTTTGCAGGAAGAGTTCTTTTCGCTTCCGTTTTCATCCTCGCTGCATGGCAAGA ATTCAGTGAATTCGGAGTTGATGGTGGGCCAGCAGCAAAGGCTCTCAAACCAAAGTATGAACTGTTCACAAATCATCTGACCTCTAATCTTGGGCTTCAAGTTCTAGATATCGAA ATTAAGCATTTGGTTGCAGCATCAGTAGCTTTCAAGGGTATTGGAGGTGTTCTTTTCATCTTTGGTAGCTCTCTCGGAGCTTATTTGCTG CTTTTGCATCAACTTGCTGCTTCTCCTGTTTTGCATGCCATCTGCAACACTGGCCTTGCTAAGATCGATTTTGTTGAACTTCTCCTCAAGTACTCACAG GTCATTGCAGTCTTTGGCGCTTTGCTCTTTTTCCTTGGGATGAAGAACTCCACCCCAAAGAGACAACCAGCCAAGAAGAAGGGTCCTAAAGCGAAAACTACCTAG